From the Gouania willdenowi chromosome 19, fGouWil2.1, whole genome shotgun sequence genome, one window contains:
- the rasd1 gene encoding dexamethasone-induced Ras-related protein 1, with protein MIKKMSPSESDFDIPPKNCYRMVILGSTKVGKTAIVSRFLNGRFDEQYTPTIEDFHRKLYSIKGDNYQLDILDTSGNHPFPAMRRLSILTGDVFILVFSLDNRESFQEVQRLKRQIYETKSCLKNKIKENIDVPLVICGNKCDREFHRQVQQEEIEQLVAGDENCAYFEISAKRNENVDKMFQTLFTLAKLPHEMSPDLHRKVSVQYCDMLHRKSLKNKKPKNVGEAYGMVTPCARRPSVHSDLMYIKEKAIGGGQGKNKERCVIS; from the exons atgattaaaaaaatgtctcctTCTGAGAGCGACTTCGACATCCCTCCTAAAAACTGCTACAGGATGGTCATTCTGGGCTCAACCAAAGTCGGAAAAACAGCCATCGTGTCCCGGTTCCTGAACGGACGGTTCGATGAGCAGTACACGCCCACCATTGAGGACTTTCACAGGAAGCTGTACAGCATAAAGGGAGACAATTACCAGCTGGACATACTGGACACATCTGGGAACCATCCGTTCCCTGCCATGAGGAGACTCTCAATACTCACAG GTGACGTTTTCATCCTGGTCTTCAGCCTAGACAACCGCGAGTCCTTCCAGGAGGTGCAAAGACTCAAGCGTCAAATCTACGAGACCAAGTCCTGCCTGAAAAACAAGATCAAGGAGAACATCGACGTCCCGCTGGTCATCTGTGGGAACAAATGTGACCGAGAGTTCCATCGTCAGGTGCAGCAGGAGGAGATCGAGCAGCTGGTGGCCGGAGACGAGAACTGCGCCTACTTCGAGATCTCCGCCAAGCGCAACGAGAACGTGGATAAGATGTTCCAGACTCTGTTCACTTTGGCCAAACTACCTCACGAAATGAGCCCCGACCTGCACCGGAAGGTGTCCGTGCAGTACTGCGACATGCTCCACAGAAAGTCCCTGAAAAACAAGAAGCCGAAGAACGTTGGAGAGGCGTACGGGATGGTGACGCCGTGCGCGCGGAGACCCAGCGTGCACAGCGATCTCATGTACATTAAGGAGAAAGCTATCGGAGGCGGACAGGGGAAAAACAAAGAGAGATGTGTGATCAGCTAa